One Gossypium hirsutum isolate 1008001.06 chromosome A11, Gossypium_hirsutum_v2.1, whole genome shotgun sequence genomic window carries:
- the LOC107923704 gene encoding mitochondrial phosphate carrier protein 3, mitochondrial: MAISDNCRQSLIPSFLYSTNTSPFGFDTSSINANHRHHHHVLRRSPSVSPSPLPSPSTNYLGVGDAGITSGRILIPAPKEKIEMHSPAFYAACTMGGILSCGLTHTAVTPLDLVKCNMQIDPVKYKSISFGFGILLKEQGIKGLSKGWVPTLLGYSAQGACKFGFYEFFKKYYSDLAGPEYALKNKTLIFLAGSASAEVIADVALCPMEAVKVRVQTQPGFARGLSDGLPKFLKADGFGGLFKGLVPLWGRQIPYTMMKFASFETIVELLYRHAIPTPKDKCSKSLQLAVSFAGGYIAGVFCAVVSHPADNLVSFLNNARGATVGDAVKKMGLLGLCTRGLPLRIVMIGTLTGAQWGIYDAFKVFVGLPTTGGGAPTPAPAKAGKSM; this comes from the exons atggcAATCTCTGATAACTGCCGCCAGTCTCTCATTCCTAGCTTCCTCTATTCCACAAATACATCACCCTTTGGTTTCGACACGTCTTCGATTAACGCCAATCATCGTCACCATCACCATGTGCTGCGTCGATCACCGTCCGTTTCGCCATCGCCATTGCCATCGCCATCGACGAATTACTTGGGTGTCGGTGATGCAGGGATTACTTCGGGTAGGATTTTGATACCTGCACCGAAGGAGAAGATCGAGATGCACTCGCCCGCTTTTTACGCTGCGTGTACGATGGGTGGGATATTAAGCTGTGGTCTTACTCACACTGCTGTCACGCCTCTTGATCTTGTCAAGTGTAATATGCAG ATCGACCCAGTAAAATACAAGAGCATCTCATTTGGGTTTGGAATCTTGCTGAAGGAGCAAGGTATTAAAGGTTTATCCAAGGGTTGGGTGCCTACTCTGCTCGGTTACAGTGCCCAGGGCGCTTGTAAATTTGGCTTCTATGAGTTCTTCAAGAAGTACTATTCAGACCTTGCGGGTCCTGAATATGCATTAAAGAATAAGACCCTGATTTTTCTTGCTGGTTCAGCATCAGCTGAAGTGATTGCTGATGTTGCTCTCTGCCCCATGGAGGCTGTCAAAGTCCGTGTGCAAACTCAGCCGGGATTTGCCCGAGGTTTATCAGATGGATTACCAAAGTTTTTGAAGGCTGACGGCTTTGGCGG GTTGTTCAAAGGACTCGTTCCTCTCTGGGGACGACAGATTCCAT ATACGATGATGAAATTTGCATCTTTTGAAACAATTGTAGAGCTACTCTACAGGCATGCCATCCCAACCCCGAAAGATAAGTGCAGTAAATCATTGCAACTTGCGGTGAGCTTTGCTGGTGGATACATAGCTGGTGTTTTCTGTGCTGTTGTGTCACATCCTGCTGACAACCTAGTCTCTTTTCTCAACAATGCCAGGGGAGCAACAGTCGGTGAC GCGGTGAAGAAGATGGGATTGTTGGGTCTTTGCACCCGTGGACTTCCCCTTCGTATTGTCATGATTGGAACCCTTACTGGTGCACAATGGGGAATCTATGATGCTTTTAAAGTTTTTGTTGGGCT GCCAACCACTGGCGGTGGTGCTCCCACTCCTGCACCTGCAAAGGCAGGAAAAAGTATGTAG
- the LOC107923621 gene encoding transcription factor bHLH137: MATYSFQSHPFLLDSFFLPNTSTTKVSGFVEEGNIINPNCFPQFYQDSPVGPMLHQSNCLDHSSNEPSTVTKKQSTDDGSSTAVDKLESGEQVTQKKRTRNGTTSNSAQFKGAKEGKTKKQKKCNDGLKNEKKGCNSKADKKAQEKATEQPPTGYIHVRARRGQATDSHSLAERVRREKISERMKTLQRLVPGCDKVTGKALMLDEIINYVQSLQNQVEFLSMKLASLSPMFYDFGVDLETLMIRPERVSSTETSPLPMPCPQQCNPIQTTIAPSHNYPLLDVSTALFLQQGLRPNLFSHSQDNGSLLWDVEDQRQKIFNSSQLNDNLCSFH, translated from the exons ATGGCGACCTATTCGTTTCAGTCTCATCCTTTTCTTCTTGACTCCTTTTTCTTACCAAACACGTCCACTACCAAAGTTTCTGGTTTCGTGGAAGAAGGCAACATCATTAATCCCAATTGTTTCCCTCAATTTTACCAGGATTCACCTGTTGGTCCTATGCTCCATCAAAGTAACTGTCTTGATCACAGTTCAAATGAGCCTTCCACCGTGACTAAAAAACAGAGCACCGACGATGGTTCCTCCACTGCGGTGGATAAGCTTGAAAGTGGTGAGCAAGTCACTCAGAAGAAAAGGACAAGGAATGGGACAACCTCGAATTCTGCACAATTTAAG GGTGCAAAAGAAGGGAAAACCAAGAAGCAAAAGAAGTGCAATGACggcttgaaaaatgaaaagaaagggtGTAACTCTAAAGCTGATAAGAAAGCCCAAGAGAAAGCAACTGAACAGCCACCAACAGGTTACATTCATGTTAGAGCCAGGCGGGGTCAAGCCACCGACAGCCACAGTCTAGCAGAAAGG GtaagaagagagaaaataagTGAACGGATGAAGACATTACAGCGACTTGTTCCAGGGTGTGACAAG GTGACTGGAAAGGCCCTTATGTtggatgaaattatcaattatgTTCAGTCCCTACAAAACCAAGTTGAG TTTCTGTCAATGAAGCTTGCTTCTTTGAGTCCCATGTTCTATGACTTTGGAGTGGACCTGGAAACATTGATGATCAGACCAGAA agGGTGAGCAGTACTGAAACATCCCCACTTCCAATGCCATGTCCACAACAATGTAACCCCATTCAGACCACCATTGCCCCATCTCACAATTATCCTCTTCTGGATGTTTCAACTGCACTTTTTCTTCAAcaggggctaaggcccaatctCTTTTCTCACTCTCAG GATAATGGAAGTTTATTGTGGGATGTGGAGGACCAAAGACAAAAAATTTTCAACTCATCTCAGCTCAACGACAACTTATGTTCTTTCCATTAA